A window of the Mesotoga prima MesG1.Ag.4.2 genome harbors these coding sequences:
- a CDS encoding ABC transporter ATP-binding protein, which translates to MIQVCDLYYSYGKDEEFAVNGISFEVKEGEIFGFLGPNGAGKSTTQRILTGLLPVQKGKVRVMDVDFSATTPDFYNNIGVSFENPNLYLKLTGIENLEYFASLYDVPTEDPAHMLDMIGLKDVAKKRVGEYSKGMQQRLVFARSLINNPKVLFLDEPVSGLDPSTSAAIKELIKEKKKKGTTIFLTTHNMHIADELCDRVAFIVSGKISLIDSPRNLKLQHGKKLVEIEYRKNSSLKRESLSLVYEADRQKLNSLLDHEVIETIHSKEATLEEIFIKVTGEKLEI; encoded by the coding sequence ATGATTCAGGTATGTGATCTTTACTATTCTTACGGGAAAGACGAAGAGTTCGCCGTAAATGGCATCTCTTTCGAAGTCAAGGAGGGAGAGATTTTCGGTTTTCTCGGTCCAAACGGGGCAGGAAAGTCGACGACTCAGAGAATATTAACGGGCCTCTTACCGGTCCAAAAGGGAAAAGTAAGGGTCATGGATGTCGATTTTTCTGCAACTACCCCTGACTTCTATAACAACATAGGCGTCTCCTTTGAAAATCCTAATCTTTATCTCAAGCTGACTGGTATCGAGAACCTTGAGTATTTTGCCAGTCTGTACGATGTACCAACAGAAGATCCAGCCCATATGCTTGACATGATCGGCTTGAAAGACGTTGCTAAAAAAAGGGTAGGAGAATACTCCAAAGGGATGCAACAAAGACTGGTCTTTGCTCGTTCTCTCATTAACAATCCGAAAGTCTTGTTTCTGGACGAACCTGTTTCCGGGCTAGACCCATCAACTTCCGCAGCAATAAAAGAATTAATCAAAGAGAAGAAGAAAAAGGGCACAACGATCTTTCTGACGACGCATAATATGCACATCGCCGATGAACTATGTGATAGGGTGGCATTCATTGTTTCTGGAAAGATTTCGCTCATTGACTCCCCGAGGAATCTAAAACTACAGCATGGTAAGAAACTGGTGGAAATTGAATACAGGAAAAATAGTTCTCTGAAGAGGGAAAGCCTTTCTCTTGTTTACGAAGCTGATCGGCAGAAGCTCAATTCTCTTCTTGACCATGAGGTGATTGAGACGATTCATTCTAAAGAAGCTACCCTTGAAGAGATCTTCATTAAAGTGACCGGAGAGAAGTTAGAAATATGA
- a CDS encoding sugar ABC transporter ATP-binding protein, whose amino-acid sequence MGEVLIETKGISKEFSGVRVLDNIDIGIERGEIFGIIGENGAGKSTLVKILSGIYTPTEGKIFFEGKEVEIKDPLHAKMIGISIIPQEFNLINELSVYENIFLGSEITRKGFLNTREMKRRTISLLEELKKSIDPEEKIERLSVAQKQMVEIAKAIAYDSKLLIMDEPTTVLTLNEIEILFDLMRSLKERGVTIIYISHKLKEVRKICDRVMVLRDGQMISVSQTGEVDEEEMAKRMVGRELSQIFPDKVSPSDEVVFEVENLTINGLLENISFGLREGEILGFAGLVGAGRTELAEAIIGIRKRDSGKISIKGKPVEIKSPNDAVKNKIAYLSEDRQGSGILTSFDLIKNTTLISLPAYSKILINSKKEREKTKKYVDKFNIRAASLKTRLEFFSGGNQQKVSLAKSLDPEPDIFIFDEPTRGIDVNAKREIYRFMNELVNEGVSCILISSELEEIIGMCNRVVVMKEGRITGILEGEHINEEEIMLHATGLKGVA is encoded by the coding sequence ATGGGTGAGGTCTTGATAGAGACCAAAGGGATTTCAAAGGAATTCTCAGGGGTTAGGGTTCTCGATAACATAGACATAGGAATAGAGAGGGGCGAGATTTTCGGGATCATAGGTGAAAATGGAGCCGGAAAGTCGACTCTCGTTAAGATCCTCAGCGGAATCTACACACCTACCGAAGGAAAGATCTTCTTCGAGGGCAAGGAAGTGGAGATCAAAGACCCTTTGCACGCGAAAATGATAGGAATCTCTATTATCCCTCAGGAATTCAACTTGATCAATGAGCTCAGTGTCTATGAGAACATCTTCCTAGGAAGTGAGATTACACGCAAGGGGTTCCTCAACACAAGAGAGATGAAGAGGCGAACCATTTCTCTTCTGGAGGAGTTGAAGAAATCAATCGATCCCGAAGAGAAGATTGAGAGGTTGAGCGTGGCCCAGAAGCAAATGGTTGAAATTGCGAAGGCCATAGCTTACGATTCAAAGCTCCTGATAATGGACGAACCGACGACTGTTCTTACTCTCAATGAAATTGAAATCCTCTTTGACCTCATGAGAAGTCTAAAGGAAAGAGGGGTTACCATCATCTACATCTCTCACAAACTGAAAGAAGTCAGAAAAATCTGTGATAGAGTGATGGTTCTAAGAGACGGCCAAATGATCAGTGTAAGTCAGACTGGTGAGGTTGACGAAGAAGAAATGGCAAAGAGAATGGTAGGACGCGAGCTGAGCCAGATCTTTCCAGATAAAGTTTCACCGTCTGACGAAGTTGTATTCGAAGTCGAGAACCTGACAATTAATGGTCTTCTAGAAAACATTTCCTTCGGACTTCGTGAAGGGGAAATTCTTGGCTTTGCCGGTCTAGTGGGTGCGGGAAGAACTGAACTAGCCGAAGCTATAATTGGTATCAGAAAGAGAGATTCAGGCAAGATAAGTATCAAAGGCAAACCGGTGGAAATCAAGTCACCCAACGATGCTGTGAAGAACAAGATTGCTTACCTTTCGGAAGATCGTCAGGGGAGTGGAATATTAACATCCTTCGATTTGATAAAGAATACAACGCTTATTTCGCTTCCGGCTTATTCTAAAATACTCATTAACAGTAAGAAAGAGCGGGAAAAGACGAAGAAGTATGTCGACAAATTCAATATCAGAGCAGCATCTCTCAAGACAAGACTGGAGTTTTTCAGTGGTGGAAACCAGCAGAAAGTCTCCCTCGCAAAATCCCTTGACCCGGAGCCCGACATTTTCATTTTCGACGAACCCACCAGAGGAATAGATGTGAACGCTAAGAGAGAAATATACAGATTCATGAACGAACTGGTAAATGAGGGTGTGTCCTGTATTCTCATTTCCTCCGAACTTGAAGAGATAATAGGAATGTGCAACAGAGTCGTCGTGATGAAAGAGGGAAGAATTACGGGAATCCTTGAAGGTGAACATATCAACGAGGAAGAGATCATGCTTCATGCCACGGGACTCAAGGGGGTTGCTTGA
- a CDS encoding ABC transporter permease → MAGENVKRRFEYERFGPLIALAILFVISAIASPYFLQTQNLLNILRQVSYTGIIALGMTFVIISGGIDLSVGSMVALVGGVVILALNWLLTVFGEGGEAWAILFALIIGLLFGAGLGALNGLMVTIGKIAPFIATLGTMAIFRSMALYIGSAGVFRSESNLFPDLGMGNVLGIPNPVVVFISLAVIFAIILNKTRYGRYLCAVGSNPKVAKYSAIKVNLTRFISYVAVGITVGFSAVFLSARLNSMSSTNGGLNYELDAIAAVIIGGTPMTGGAGSIFGTVIGAITLGIINNMLNMLGVSPYLQGTVKGVVIIGAVLIQRKRSQ, encoded by the coding sequence ATGGCAGGTGAAAATGTAAAGAGACGCTTCGAATATGAAAGATTCGGCCCGTTAATAGCCCTTGCGATACTTTTTGTAATATCCGCTATTGCCAGCCCGTACTTTCTTCAGACTCAAAACCTTTTGAATATCCTGAGACAGGTTTCCTATACAGGGATCATAGCTCTAGGAATGACTTTTGTGATTATTTCGGGAGGGATCGACCTTTCGGTTGGATCTATGGTCGCTCTTGTTGGTGGAGTTGTGATTCTTGCGCTTAACTGGCTTCTGACAGTATTTGGCGAGGGTGGAGAAGCATGGGCTATACTGTTCGCGCTGATAATTGGTTTGCTTTTTGGCGCAGGATTGGGCGCGTTGAACGGACTGATGGTAACAATTGGAAAGATCGCTCCCTTCATCGCAACACTCGGTACTATGGCCATTTTCAGATCAATGGCGCTGTATATAGGAAGCGCCGGCGTCTTTAGATCTGAAAGCAATCTCTTTCCCGATCTGGGAATGGGTAACGTCCTGGGCATTCCAAATCCTGTAGTTGTATTCATAAGTCTTGCGGTGATTTTTGCCATTATCCTCAATAAGACTCGTTATGGAAGATACCTTTGCGCCGTCGGCTCCAATCCAAAAGTTGCCAAGTATTCTGCCATCAAAGTGAACCTCACTAGGTTCATTTCATACGTTGCAGTAGGTATTACCGTTGGATTCTCCGCCGTCTTCCTCTCTGCGAGATTGAATTCAATGAGTTCCACGAATGGCGGCTTGAACTATGAACTTGATGCCATAGCCGCAGTCATTATCGGTGGAACGCCAATGACAGGTGGAGCGGGTTCGATATTCGGAACTGTTATCGGTGCCATCACACTCGGCATAATAAACAATATGCTTAATATGCTGGGGGTATCGCCATATCTTCAGGGTACAGTCAAAGGTGTGGTAATTATCGGTGCGGTACTAATACAGAGAAAGAGATCTCAATAA
- a CDS encoding ABC transporter permease — protein MRLFTNISKEIILGWRSHFFLLTVMLAVAYFLLMTFLIPEDLSTSTQLILLTENEEIARAIEASDRSSESSLSFVNSRDELYESLNRSFNSVGVIMRGDTASPSFELVFQGHEDTKTRELVKLVVAHLLHGSDNQPISSNSVQYLQGKQDDGLDIPFNKSFLPIFLMFEAVMMGMIMVFAMVFSEKSQKTLDAFAVTPGRVWEYLGAKVIFLMILGIVFAIILTALTVGLQAEYLQFVLIVSVGSFLSTSVSLIAASFYENLSQSIAAMLTLTVIFSLPILSYYLEGFSPWYLRILPTFPILFSLQGAVFPHQGSTGMSYLILVAVEAVLAFVIAVNLYKLRIRRVRM, from the coding sequence ATGAGACTCTTCACGAACATCTCTAAGGAAATAATACTAGGTTGGAGGAGTCACTTCTTCCTGCTTACCGTAATGCTGGCTGTGGCCTACTTCCTTTTGATGACATTTCTGATTCCCGAGGATCTTTCAACCAGCACACAGCTAATTCTTCTAACTGAAAACGAGGAAATCGCGAGAGCGATCGAAGCCAGTGATCGTAGTTCCGAATCGTCACTTTCATTTGTCAACAGTCGTGATGAGCTCTATGAATCACTCAATAGAAGTTTCAATAGTGTTGGCGTAATTATGAGAGGCGATACAGCTTCCCCATCATTTGAGCTGGTTTTCCAGGGACATGAAGACACGAAAACCAGAGAGCTTGTGAAACTAGTGGTTGCCCATCTTCTACATGGTTCAGATAATCAGCCGATTTCCAGCAACAGTGTCCAGTACCTTCAGGGAAAACAAGATGATGGACTCGATATCCCCTTTAACAAGTCTTTTCTTCCGATCTTCCTGATGTTTGAAGCCGTAATGATGGGTATGATAATGGTCTTTGCAATGGTTTTCAGCGAAAAATCTCAGAAGACCCTCGACGCATTTGCGGTGACACCGGGAAGAGTCTGGGAATATCTGGGAGCCAAAGTGATCTTTCTCATGATTTTAGGGATAGTTTTCGCGATCATTCTCACGGCTCTCACGGTTGGCCTCCAAGCTGAGTACTTGCAGTTTGTTTTGATTGTCTCAGTTGGGAGCTTCCTCTCGACATCCGTTTCTCTAATAGCTGCAAGTTTCTATGAGAACCTATCTCAGTCAATTGCGGCTATGCTGACATTGACGGTAATTTTCTCATTACCGATACTTTCATATTACCTGGAAGGATTTTCTCCCTGGTATCTGAGAATACTTCCTACTTTTCCCATTCTCTTCTCGTTGCAAGGAGCTGTTTTCCCTCATCAGGGTTCAACAGGTATGTCCTACCTGATATTGGTAGCGGTCGAAGCGGTGTTGGCTTTTGTGATAGCAGTCAATCTCTATAAGCTCAGAATACGAAGGGTTCGGATGTGA
- a CDS encoding ABC transporter substrate-binding protein — MKKAFVLTILVVFILSAFAMAAEKIKIGVAIPSADHGWTGGIVWWAQRAIKDWSEKDPDIEFFLVTADSPAKQVGDVEDLMVKGIDALVILAHDSEPLTPVVEKAYNSGVFIVSVDRGLTKPVENVYVAGDNPGLGRVSGEWLAEALNYKGDIVVLEGIPCVINSERVDAFNEVMAKYPDIRILDSQPAYWDTARGLEIMENYLQKYPKIDAVWAQDDDVLVGVLQAYKESGRNDIKLFLGGAGSKQMIKKIIDNDPLVKADVTYPPSMIATGISMAVFALRGQPLEGFYQQQIPSKIILAAELITAENAELYYEPDSIF; from the coding sequence GTGAAAAAGGCATTTGTTCTTACAATCCTCGTAGTGTTCATTCTCTCGGCTTTTGCGATGGCTGCCGAGAAGATCAAGATTGGTGTTGCCATTCCAAGTGCGGACCATGGTTGGACAGGTGGAATCGTATGGTGGGCACAAAGAGCCATAAAGGACTGGAGTGAGAAGGATCCCGACATTGAGTTCTTCCTGGTGACGGCCGACTCACCTGCAAAACAGGTTGGAGACGTTGAAGACCTCATGGTAAAGGGCATCGACGCTCTGGTTATTCTTGCTCACGATTCGGAACCACTCACACCTGTTGTCGAGAAGGCCTATAACAGTGGTGTTTTTATCGTGTCAGTCGACAGAGGTTTGACGAAACCCGTTGAGAATGTCTACGTAGCCGGTGACAACCCGGGCCTTGGAAGAGTATCTGGCGAGTGGCTGGCTGAGGCTCTCAATTACAAAGGCGACATAGTTGTTCTGGAAGGCATCCCTTGCGTTATTAATAGCGAAAGAGTAGACGCATTCAACGAAGTAATGGCGAAGTATCCGGACATAAGAATTCTGGATTCACAGCCAGCTTACTGGGATACTGCACGTGGGTTAGAGATAATGGAGAATTACCTTCAAAAGTATCCGAAAATCGACGCTGTTTGGGCACAGGACGATGATGTTCTTGTCGGAGTCCTTCAGGCATACAAGGAATCTGGAAGAAATGACATCAAGCTATTCCTCGGCGGCGCCGGATCTAAACAAATGATAAAGAAGATCATCGACAATGATCCTCTCGTGAAGGCAGACGTTACATATCCTCCATCAATGATAGCTACAGGAATTTCCATGGCGGTATTTGCACTGAGAGGTCAGCCCCTTGAAGGATTCTATCAGCAGCAGATCCCATCAAAAATAATCCTCGCTGCAGAGTTGATTACTGCTGAAAACGCCGAGCTTTACTACGAGCCTGATTCAATATTCTAA
- a CDS encoding Gfo/Idh/MocA family protein, translating into MIEGKEVASAGQLRYGMVGGGEGSFIGDVHRKAIAIDGLAKLVAGCFSIYYDDTVRTAKKLGVSDDRVYKDYKEMARKESEREDGIDFVSICTPNVTHFPIAKEFLEANINVVCEKPLAIDESEAQELADLAKKKNLLFAVAYAYSGYAMVKHAREMIQNGAIGEIRVVMGEYAQDWLATRLEDTGNMQAAWRTDPSQTGKSNCVGDIGSHIENTVSYITGLKLKSLCASLDSFVPGRTLDDNAEILVRFSNGARGVFWASQVAVGHDNGLKVRIFGSKGSIEWEQENPNYLKIAYVGEPVQILSRGGGYMLPNAASVSRIPAGHPEGYYEAFANIYRNFATTLIKKKSGEDMSGADFPTVEDGLAGVRFIGKAVESSQKGSIWVDI; encoded by the coding sequence ATGATTGAAGGCAAGGAAGTCGCCTCTGCTGGTCAGCTAAGATATGGAATGGTAGGCGGCGGCGAGGGTTCGTTTATCGGTGACGTTCATAGAAAGGCAATAGCAATCGACGGCCTTGCAAAGCTTGTAGCCGGATGTTTTTCGATTTACTATGACGACACTGTAAGAACGGCCAAAAAGCTTGGAGTTTCTGATGATAGAGTATACAAGGACTACAAAGAAATGGCGAGAAAAGAATCTGAGCGAGAAGATGGAATTGACTTCGTAAGTATCTGTACTCCAAATGTCACTCACTTCCCAATTGCCAAGGAATTTCTTGAAGCAAATATAAACGTCGTTTGTGAAAAGCCTCTTGCAATCGACGAATCTGAAGCACAGGAACTTGCGGATTTGGCAAAAAAGAAGAATTTGCTTTTTGCCGTTGCATACGCTTATTCCGGTTATGCAATGGTAAAACACGCAAGGGAAATGATACAGAATGGAGCAATAGGTGAAATTCGGGTTGTCATGGGTGAGTACGCTCAGGACTGGCTAGCTACAAGACTGGAAGATACCGGCAACATGCAGGCAGCATGGAGAACGGATCCCTCACAGACCGGAAAATCGAACTGTGTCGGCGATATTGGAAGTCACATTGAAAATACAGTTTCCTACATCACGGGCCTCAAGCTCAAGTCGCTTTGTGCCAGTCTCGACTCGTTCGTCCCGGGCAGAACCCTGGATGATAACGCCGAAATCCTCGTTAGATTCAGCAATGGGGCACGGGGTGTCTTCTGGGCTTCCCAGGTTGCTGTTGGTCATGACAATGGCCTTAAAGTCAGAATATTCGGAAGCAAGGGATCAATAGAGTGGGAACAGGAAAATCCAAACTACCTGAAGATAGCATACGTTGGGGAACCGGTCCAGATTCTCTCAAGGGGTGGTGGATACATGCTGCCCAATGCTGCAAGCGTTTCTAGAATTCCGGCCGGACATCCAGAAGGATATTATGAAGCCTTTGCAAACATCTACCGGAATTTCGCAACAACTCTTATAAAGAAGAAGAGTGGAGAAGACATGTCTGGAGCCGATTTCCCAACAGTCGAAGACGGCTTGGCAGGAGTGAGGTTTATCGGAAAGGCAGTTGAAAGCTCTCAGAAGGGGAGTATCTGGGTAGACATCTAG
- a CDS encoding ABC transporter permease: MRMKRILSVFRIDTINGVRDKMVIYILVAPIIFSFFFRIIAPDFQSLSLSFVSLKDQKATLEALEKFGSVEPVSSEAEMKERVGRSDDSVAIYKKDESFNLFLQGNESEEIEEIAKIILTGLQSDTTRYIDFKESDQGRFVAPVTVFGFTFVVIISFVLGGMVIGFNIIEEKESGAMRALMVTPIKKSELILGRSILGIIIPLIHSFLAVLILDLPTMDYLKLIIVTISSSIIGIVVGFLIGVISSSQMSGIANMKISGWLLLMPVILGFILPERLHFIFFWSPTYWSFVVLKDIVNRSINWSSFTIQILWICLTTAILFLLMMSRIKKGLQTYLN; the protein is encoded by the coding sequence ATGAGAATGAAAAGGATACTCAGTGTTTTCAGAATAGACACCATCAACGGTGTTAGAGATAAGATGGTGATATACATACTCGTGGCCCCGATAATCTTCTCATTCTTTTTCAGAATCATAGCTCCTGATTTTCAGAGTCTTTCTTTATCGTTCGTTTCTCTGAAAGACCAGAAGGCCACTTTGGAAGCTCTTGAGAAGTTTGGTAGCGTCGAACCCGTCTCATCCGAAGCGGAAATGAAAGAAAGAGTCGGACGATCTGATGACTCTGTGGCTATATACAAGAAAGACGAATCATTTAATCTCTTTCTTCAGGGTAACGAATCGGAAGAAATAGAAGAGATTGCAAAGATCATCCTCACAGGACTTCAATCTGATACGACGAGATATATCGATTTTAAAGAAAGCGATCAAGGAAGATTTGTCGCACCGGTAACAGTATTCGGATTCACCTTCGTTGTAATCATCTCCTTTGTTTTGGGAGGAATGGTAATAGGGTTTAATATCATCGAAGAAAAAGAATCAGGAGCAATGAGAGCTCTCATGGTAACACCAATAAAAAAGAGCGAACTCATTCTCGGAAGAAGCATCCTTGGGATTATCATTCCTTTGATTCACTCATTTCTGGCCGTTCTGATTCTCGACTTGCCCACTATGGATTATCTGAAACTAATAATAGTTACCATTTCTAGCTCAATTATCGGTATTGTCGTCGGTTTTCTCATCGGAGTAATCTCGTCTTCACAGATGAGCGGGATTGCAAACATGAAGATAAGCGGCTGGTTACTCCTGATGCCTGTAATACTTGGCTTCATACTTCCCGAAAGACTACATTTCATATTCTTCTGGTCACCTACATACTGGTCATTTGTCGTACTCAAGGATATCGTAAATCGCAGCATTAACTGGTCAAGTTTCACCATTCAGATTCTCTGGATATGTCTAACGACTGCCATATTATTCCTCTTGATGATGAGCAGAATCAAGAAGGGGCTCCAGACTTACCTCAACTAA
- a CDS encoding sugar phosphate isomerase/epimerase family protein yields the protein MGNRPVTLFTGQWADLTFEEICKKASSWGYDGLEIACWGDHMDLEKAAKDPNYVEKRKEILEKYNLKCWALGAHLMGQCVGDLYDVRLDGFAPASCKGNPEKIRAWGIEQMMYAPTAAKNMGCYTVTGFTGSPVWKFWYSFPQTTEKMVEDAYREIVDLWTPIFEKFDAEGITFSLEVHPTEIAFDYYTAKRLLEVFNYRKTLGFNFDPSHLIWQGVKPHLFVRDFAERIYHVHMKDAAVTLDGRAGILGSMMTFGDTRRGWNFRSLGHGHVNFEEIIRELNNIGYSGPLSVEWEDSGMEREFGAKEAAEFVRKVDFEPSNIAFDDAMKS from the coding sequence ATGGGAAATAGACCAGTCACATTGTTTACGGGGCAGTGGGCCGACCTCACTTTTGAGGAAATCTGCAAGAAAGCCAGTTCGTGGGGATATGATGGCCTTGAGATTGCCTGTTGGGGAGATCACATGGATCTCGAAAAGGCCGCTAAAGATCCAAATTATGTCGAAAAAAGGAAGGAGATTCTCGAAAAGTACAATCTGAAATGCTGGGCCCTCGGTGCCCATCTTATGGGGCAGTGTGTGGGAGATCTTTATGACGTAAGGCTCGATGGATTTGCTCCTGCCAGCTGTAAAGGTAATCCCGAAAAGATTCGAGCATGGGGAATAGAGCAGATGATGTACGCTCCTACAGCTGCAAAGAACATGGGCTGTTATACTGTAACAGGCTTCACAGGCTCTCCTGTATGGAAGTTCTGGTACTCGTTCCCCCAAACAACGGAGAAGATGGTTGAGGACGCCTATCGGGAAATCGTTGATCTCTGGACACCTATTTTTGAGAAGTTCGATGCTGAAGGCATTACATTCTCACTTGAAGTTCATCCCACCGAAATCGCCTTTGATTATTACACCGCAAAGAGGCTGTTAGAGGTATTCAATTACAGAAAGACGCTTGGATTCAATTTCGATCCAAGCCATCTCATCTGGCAGGGAGTAAAACCCCACCTCTTCGTAAGAGATTTCGCAGAAAGGATCTATCATGTACACATGAAGGATGCAGCAGTTACATTGGACGGAAGGGCAGGGATACTTGGATCAATGATGACCTTTGGTGACACTAGACGGGGATGGAACTTCAGGTCTCTCGGTCACGGCCACGTAAATTTTGAAGAAATCATCAGAGAGCTAAATAACATCGGTTACAGCGGTCCCCTCTCGGTGGAATGGGAAGACAGTGGAATGGAAAGAGAATTCGGTGCCAAGGAAGCTGCCGAGTTTGTCAGGAAAGTTGATTTCGAGCCTTCAAACATCGCTTTCGACGATGCAATGAAAAGCTGA
- a CDS encoding substrate-binding domain-containing protein, whose amino-acid sequence MKRMLLVVLVIGLFALTGFAAKTIGFSVSTLANPFFVTMKEGGEAKASELGLEMIVLDAQDKPETQFAQIQDLITRRVDVLIINPVDSDAIVSAVLEANAAGIPVITVTRPSNGGVVEQHLDIDNKEAGMLAAVALAEALGGEGKVAVLEGIPGAPSAVDRQKGFMDELKKYPGIEVVASLTANYSREEGARVTEDILQGNPVLDGIYAHNDEMALGAVRAVVAAGRLDEIKIVGIDATDDAIAAIKAGEMVATVQQQPYLQMQMAVIAAQRIINGATVEPKVIIPLKLITIDVLQ is encoded by the coding sequence ATGAAACGAATGCTTTTGGTAGTTCTTGTGATCGGATTGTTTGCGCTAACAGGCTTTGCTGCAAAAACCATCGGTTTTTCAGTCTCTACACTTGCAAATCCCTTTTTCGTAACTATGAAGGAAGGGGGAGAGGCAAAGGCAAGCGAACTGGGTTTGGAGATGATCGTTTTGGACGCTCAGGATAAGCCAGAAACTCAGTTTGCTCAGATTCAGGATCTCATAACGAGAAGAGTAGATGTGTTGATCATCAACCCTGTTGACTCTGACGCAATAGTCTCGGCAGTTCTTGAAGCAAACGCAGCCGGAATTCCGGTTATCACTGTGACAAGACCTTCAAACGGTGGAGTAGTGGAACAGCATCTAGACATCGATAACAAGGAAGCAGGTATGCTCGCCGCAGTAGCATTGGCAGAAGCACTTGGCGGAGAAGGAAAAGTAGCCGTCCTTGAGGGGATACCCGGAGCACCGTCGGCAGTTGACAGACAGAAAGGTTTCATGGACGAACTTAAGAAGTACCCAGGTATCGAAGTAGTAGCATCACTGACAGCCAATTACTCAAGAGAAGAAGGTGCAAGAGTTACGGAAGACATTCTTCAAGGTAACCCGGTGCTGGACGGAATCTACGCACACAATGACGAGATGGCACTCGGCGCGGTTAGGGCAGTGGTTGCCGCGGGAAGACTGGACGAAATAAAGATTGTCGGAATTGATGCCACAGATGATGCAATTGCAGCCATAAAAGCCGGTGAAATGGTTGCTACAGTTCAACAGCAGCCTTATCTACAGATGCAGATGGCAGTTATCGCGGCACAGAGAATCATCAACGGCGCAACTGTGGAACCTAAGGTAATAATTCCACTGAAACTTATAACTATCGACGTTCTCCAGTAA
- a CDS encoding TetR/AcrR family transcriptional regulator — protein MPKETFYNLPKTKRKRILEAAIDEFAENGYENSRVNEIVRRSSIPKGSFYQYFENKSDLFRYVLDIIYKKKMEIMTGIEISHRELSVFETLRVMVEAGIKMAEEDPRLLKISDSLVANKPLMDEVLIEYAPSSDDFIISLIRRGKNNGELADWVDPELSAKLITAFMLSLSEMIRSSSNGKITDETRKKYLSLINLLEYGMKRREDYDSGM, from the coding sequence GTGCCAAAGGAGACTTTCTACAACTTGCCGAAAACGAAGCGAAAACGAATTTTGGAAGCCGCCATAGATGAGTTTGCAGAGAATGGATATGAAAATTCAAGAGTCAACGAGATAGTCCGAAGATCTTCAATCCCGAAGGGTAGCTTCTACCAGTACTTCGAAAACAAGTCTGATTTGTTCAGATATGTTCTGGACATTATCTACAAGAAAAAGATGGAGATTATGACGGGCATCGAAATCTCACACAGAGAACTGAGTGTATTTGAAACATTAAGGGTAATGGTTGAAGCAGGAATTAAGATGGCCGAGGAAGATCCTCGGCTTTTGAAGATCAGTGACAGTCTCGTTGCAAACAAACCTTTGATGGATGAGGTTCTGATAGAATATGCTCCATCAAGCGATGATTTTATTATTTCCTTGATTAGACGAGGAAAGAATAACGGTGAATTAGCTGATTGGGTGGATCCGGAGCTATCTGCGAAGTTGATTACTGCCTTCATGCTCTCACTGAGTGAAATGATAAGATCCAGCAGCAATGGGAAGATTACTGACGAAACGAGGAAGAAGTACCTCTCTCTAATTAATCTTCTTGAATACGGTATGAAAAGGAGAGAAGACTATGATTCAGGTATGTGA